One window from the genome of Pseudomonadota bacterium encodes:
- a CDS encoding acylphosphatase has product MTSPEITTHVFISGRVQGVSYRYWTVTEAQSRELKGWVRNLRDGRVEALFHGAKEAVDDMVAACYKGPVLARVSDISATEGEYDGSENFEQKPTI; this is encoded by the coding sequence ATGACCTCCCCCGAAATAACAACACATGTCTTCATTAGCGGGCGCGTGCAAGGCGTCAGCTACCGTTACTGGACGGTCACCGAAGCCCAAAGCCGCGAACTGAAAGGCTGGGTCAGAAATTTGCGCGACGGACGGGTTGAAGCCCTGTTTCACGGCGCAAAGGAAGCGGTGGACGATATGGTCGCAGCCTGCTATAAAGGACCGGTTCTAGCACGCGTGAGCGATATCAGCGCAACAGAAGGGGAATATGATGGCAGCGAAAATTTTGAACAGAAGCCGACAATATAA
- a CDS encoding tetratricopeptide repeat protein — translation MAAKILNRSRQYKPVIAVAIAVLFLFPHSASAETPPGVQTPPTMKAGQGNYGYFRMESDPPPAAAPSNAETAPQQQPENPPPSYGLKNAVAGENSPVSGAAVPPKTGAMAPWGADAGLKVAETQMMAGQYAQAVQTLKKVMSRESSNADTQAYLGQCYFHLGMMEDARKALDRALMGNPHHMGAHLYIGLLQLKEGKRDLVIERLAALRSLCQGGICEEENYLSDQLNNTKPVAQTAKEEARGRKWLFWKKD, via the coding sequence ATGGCAGCGAAAATTTTGAACAGAAGCCGACAATATAAACCGGTGATTGCCGTCGCTATTGCCGTTTTGTTTCTTTTCCCCCATTCCGCCTCTGCCGAGACACCGCCCGGTGTACAAACACCTCCGACAATGAAAGCCGGACAAGGGAATTACGGCTATTTCCGCATGGAAAGTGATCCTCCTCCCGCAGCGGCACCGTCCAATGCTGAAACAGCCCCGCAACAACAACCGGAAAACCCGCCGCCATCATACGGGTTAAAAAACGCCGTTGCCGGTGAAAACAGCCCTGTTTCCGGCGCAGCCGTCCCGCCCAAAACGGGGGCAATGGCACCCTGGGGGGCGGATGCCGGCTTGAAGGTCGCAGAAACGCAGATGATGGCCGGACAATATGCACAGGCTGTGCAAACATTGAAAAAAGTCATGTCACGCGAATCTTCCAATGCCGATACCCAAGCCTATCTGGGGCAGTGCTATTTTCATCTGGGCATGATGGAAGATGCACGAAAAGCCCTTGACCGGGCGCTGATGGGGAACCCCCATCATATGGGCGCACATCTTTATATCGGGCTGCTGCAGTTAAAAGAAGGAAAGCGCGACCTTGTCATCGAGCGTCTGGCCGCATTACGCAGTCTTTGCCAAGGCGGTATCTGCGAAGAGGAAAACTACCTCTCCGACCAGCTGAACAATACAAAACCTGTTGCCCAAACCGCAAAGGAAGAGGCACGCGGCCGTAAATGGCTGTTCTGGAAAAAAGACTGA